The genomic stretch gtattaaacattttgtattgtagataggtagtggtgtaataatgtcatatgatgtactgttttatattttgttttatatgcaatgtaagtgctttaatatgtttggaccccaggaagagcagcagctaatggggatccctaataaatacaaatacagtaaGCTGAAATGGAATTGTATTTAACTTCTGGCTTCCTACAGACAGTTTTGTGCAACACAATACAATTGAAAGCGACTCTAGTGTATGTAAATACACCTGCGTTGCTAAGCACCTAGACATCCCCTTTAGCCTTGTGAGGATAAATGGCCCGACGCTGCCCAAATGCTCTGTCTAAAAGCAAATACGCCTAGTTTTGGAAACATTTGGAACTTAACTTTCATATAAGCAAGAAATCATTTttcaaatacaaaacaatacacttACTGTATGCAGTTTATGAAAGTTGCACCTGGCTGTATTTTGAAAACACATGCGATCCAGCTGGAAATGTGGAATGGAATGGTCCAATGGAAATGCGAGCACAAGGTGAGAGGAGGTGTCGAAGCCGAGGCAGTGTGTGAAAACAGCCGGGTACAACTTCGCTAAACTGCgcacagtaagtgtatattttgtatttgaaatattattTGTTACAATTAAGTTCCAAAGGTTTCCAAAACCGTATCGCTAGTGATGATGAATAACATTTCTAAATGTTAAAACAGAGCGTTGGGATTGTAGTTCAGCTGTCCTCCATAACATCAGCTGAGAACCCAAGACGAGGACCTGCTGTAAGCCACCTTGAACCCCCTTGGGTTCTCGAGAGCTTGTTTGCAGTATGCCTGAAACCCTAAAATAGAAGCCATTAAAATCTGTTCAGTGTTCACACTTTTCTGATAGGCATATGTTTATATTCAGAGATTACCAGAGACATGTCCTCATGTCCAACATACCAGCTAATAGCAGCTATTTGAATTACATAATAGTCATACATTTCATATTTTTACTTGGGATGCGCGTCTGATCTTTATTTTAGGATGATGAGAACAAACCCGGCCTGCCGCTCTCCTTTACCGAACCCAAATCTGAGGGTTCTGATTGTAACAGTGGAGCCCAGAGTGAACAGCAGGCTCCAGAGATGGcgtcagtgaagctggaagactgcagtcaaacactggagctgaatgtcaacgtTAAAGATGAAGTAAAGGAGGAAGAGATTGAAACATTTGTGTATCATGGTAAGAACAGAGCATAGCCTGTTTTCAcagtctcagagtaggactgtaggagtgctgatgtagggtcagtttagccttttagatcataatggaTACGATTATATGGACTGCAGGGACCTGACCCTAGATCAGCGCACCTATTCTGCTTCCCTTTAGGTccaggtaaagtgactaggctaATGCTCCTGTTTCAATGAGAGGTAGCCTAGATGGTATCTCATGCTGCTCACCTGATTTGCCGTCAACATTTTTATATTTGTCTTCTTCACTGTAATGTTTAAACGACATCGTTAACGTTTAGAAAAGATTCCGTaaccaaaaaaaatgtttttttttctctcacaaaattctaaatcacaatgcagttatcacaaaaccTATGATTTTCTGTGTTATAACCTAACTACAGTAGATGATTAGTGTAACTTAAATAaaaccagagaggaagaagtgaacTTTAGACTGCTTTGGTGAATATTGTGAGATCCAGATGACCGAGACCTTTCTGCCTGCCCCATCCTCTCTGTCGTGGTTTAAACCATGTAGCTGCGCTTGTCATCCGGGGACAGTCCCGTATTTCAGCCCCCTTTCAGGTGTCTTCACTTCACTTCTTCACAAGACATTGTGAGATCCAGATGACCAAGACATTCTTTCTGCctggccccctcctctctctccctcacgctGGCTCACCTGCTCTTTATCCTTTGctaatgtgagtgtgtgttcatgtacattttagtcatttagcagacgctcttatccagagcgacttacagttagtgagtggatacattttcatactgtcagtcttcggtctgttgcatgtagaatatcctagcctattcGTTGATGATGGGGTCCTGTTTTACTGAAGTTGCGAGAGACAGATTTTGATTACCGATAGATGGGCCTAGTgaacggttctgactgtctgtctggtggctgacctgcctgtactgatagatgggcctagtgaacagttctgactgtctgtctggtggctgacctgcctatactgatagatgggcctagtgaacagttctgactgtctgtctggtggctgacctgcctatactgatagatgggcctagtgaacagttctgactgtctgtctggtggctgacctgcctatactgtgcccctcccctctctctctgtccctcgctagctcgctatgaaagatgtaagtgtttgtgttctcggaagtacggcaactaatcagtctcatccaaaatactgaatcttaggagtCGAGGAGTCGATTCCTAGCTGAATCTAATCTTGACACTCAGAAATGGGAGTTGACAATGAGATTCGACATGCAAGGGAATCAATTATTTTGGAGTCGACTCTCCACCACTACGTCATCGTCGTTAACAGTTGGAAAAATGTCAGAGAAAGGCCAGCGACAGCAGAGAAGTCATGTATGGTGGCgatactttgagaagttaaatgagaaggtgATGAAATGCAAATCTGAAAGGGACGCACCATTTGACCCAGGGACGAAGTAGCCGTGACTGCGGTGGATGGAACTGCATACGCAGGACCCTTTTGCCTTGTGAATTAACATGTAATTGTATTATTTTTGTTGTATCGTTTAAACctggaaaaatatatatactgtttaaacatgaaaaaaaaataaaaaaatcacatCCCTATTCTTCACCATAGGGCCGCCTGGAGAGATCAAAGAAGAGATGGAAGAACAGAAAGTCTTACTACTCAAAGGTATGTGTTTTCTTTCTTGTCACACATGGAACATTTAAAGCAACAGTTCAGAGTCTGGCCAGAATTCAAACCAACATGGATAACCGACACCGCTCAGCAACTGCCCTTTAGAATGTTTGCTCCAGCCTGCCTTGTTTCATGGGGCTGGACACCCAATGACAAACAATACCTTGATACTATCAATGTTATGGAAAAGTACACATGATTTTATGATGCATGCAGAACCATCGGGCTAATGGCATTCACCTGGATGCTGTACTCCGTCCAAgagatacactgagtgtacaaaacattaggaacaccttcctaatattgagttactgTCACTGGGGTAtgcattttctttctttcttgatTATGCCATGTTCAAATGATATCtgtgtgagagtgactaacaaaagtGATGGGGGCCCCCCTGGACGTCAGGGCACCTGAGCGCATGCCCTGCGGTCGGTAATTTGGTGATGATTACTACAAGGTTTAGATGGCTGGCTAGACTACCTTACCTAGCaatctaaaacattttagctgacatgggctaattgagtgactgacataagtGGGAAAACTGACGATGCACTACCAAATTTCGAAATAGCACCTTGCGTATTCTACTTTTATAAATCTCAACAGTAAGTTGTGACCCCGACTGAGTTCGTAAAAAACGGGGGCCCCCTGGTGGCTGCGGGGCCCTACGCGCAGCGTGTAGTCTGCGTGTAGGAAGAGGCGGCACTGAATGGGACCATTGGAGGAGAGCTGGCCATAATAGTCTCCAGGGAAAGATTGTCTGAAATGTATCGGACATTTAACTCTGAAACAGAACCAACCCCTCAAAGGACCAACAAGTTCAGATGGGATTCTATTCAACATGTTGCAGCAGGATTATTTCTGGAAAAAGTTACTGTGAAAAATCCAGACTAACTAGAAGCTAGGCTATCATTCTGGAGAGGATTTACTGGCTCATTTTGCTGTAGACTTTCATAGCAAAAGATGCCAGTTTTGACTGAGCAGTATTGTAAATCCTACTGTGCAATAGATTAGGTGCATTAACTTGAGTTATTAAGTAGGCAAATAACTTGCTTGTTGCAAATTACTTGTTTTTCTGTTGTCATTTACACAGGAGAAGGACCTGACTCCGCTGAACTTGAGGTTGAAACGTCCAGAGAGCAACACCAGGAAGAAAGCAAAGCTAAGGGGTCTAACCACTGTCCTCACTGTGAGAAGAGTTTCCCATTCCCATCATATCTTCAAAGACACCTGCGGAAAcatactggagagaagccttattcctgcCCTGAATGTGGGAAGTGCTTCAGAACGTCAACTCATTTAACCACTCACCGGGGAGTTCACACAGGGGAGagaccttactcctgctctgactgtgggaagtgcTTCTCTCTTATAAGTAACTTTAAACAACATCAGCGAACACattctggagagaagccttactcctgctctgattgtggggaCAGTTTCTCACAACATGGTAACATGCGCCGTCACCAGAAAAGACattctggagagaagccttactcctgctctgattgtggcaAGAGTTTTATTACAACATCTGAATTAATCAGTCaccagagagtgcacacaggagagaagcctttccactgtTCTGTCTGTGGGCAGAATTACTTTAGCCTGAGTAACTTAATACGCCACCAGAGAATACATACCTAGGAGAGAAGCCGTATTCCTGCTTGACTGTGTGAAGGGCTTCAAAACATAATCTGAGCTAGTGGTCTTCACAGATCAACCTGTACCCGAATACTGTTCCGGGGCCTGAACGGGCCTGGATCTAGAATTATAAATAATGTAATGggtctgggtcggatctgatTTGATTGTCATGGGTCTCGAGTATGTGTAATTTTACTTTAAGTGACTTGTTCGGAAGGGCCTGtgaatgaatgagtgagtgagagagagagagagagaatcattgATGCCGCTGCTCTTTGCTTTTCACCAGAGTGGAGAGTGGCGTGTGCAACTTGTTtttggccaatcataagtcataAAAGCGGCAATAGGCCCCAGTCATAGAGCCTCCATGTGTGGCAAAAGTTAagagatatctaatcaatggaagatggaattaaaatgatggaattaaaagttaaaggagaaggataggctacaacgaccaagagccaacaggtaggctgctacttaatattctgaatggagttgttgttatttgttaatAATCTGAATGAagttatttgtaactgtaggatgagaaagcgcatgcagcctcaattagcctagctaacgctagctagcttaactagcttcttCTGGGTTTGCTGCAGTCCAAGACAGGAAGTAGTAAtcatatttgatgataaataacctagctatggcagctattagtctacaatagcgcgagtcggcttggttggttgctgtctcttgtctctccctccttcctccccattTCACTCGCTCACAGTATGGCCCCTCCCCCGCCTGCTAGAGCGGcacctctcaccctcctctcacacttttatcagctccggttaataaagtagtttaaaacatgtattttctGCTGCTTCCATCACTGATCGGATCAGACCGTGTCTGGATCCAACCAGGTCTATACGGAATGGGCCTAGTTGTCCTCGTATCCGTTCGGAATAGGTCTCTATATTTGAACATTTGatttatgcatatcgggtccgggtgggaaagccccaggtccatttaGGAATGGGTACAACTTTTTGGACCCTTGAAGACATCTAATCTGAACTAACCCTTCATCGGAAAatgcacacaggggagaaatctTCCTGCTGCTCTGACTGGGAGGGGATTCACTCAAATCGGTTAAGAATTCATTTGTGCGTACACAACACAAGCACAATTCATAGAGAATTAATTAATTCAGAAAAGGGTACAAGTTCTGCTTCCGGGTGATTGGGAGGTGCAATGGCGGCTCGCTGCTAAGATACCCCAAacctttgcggctgagccgttgttgcttctacacgtttccacttcacaataacagcacttacagttgaccggggcagctctagcagggcagaaatttgacgaactgacttgttggaaaggtggcatcctatgacggtgccacgttgaaagtcactgagctcttcagtaaggccattctactgtcaatgtttgtctatggagattgcatggctgtgtgctcgattttatacgcctgtcagcaacgggtgtggctgaaatagccgaatccactcatttgaagggcgtccacatacttttgaccatGTAGTGTAGCTTACATTCTCTTTTTTTGTTCTAGTATTTTGATTTTGAGTACTGCACTGTTGGGAAGGGCTTgtaagttaagcatttcactgtatttgACCCAATAAAACTTGAAAATCAACATtgtgcaatggccatctcagtctccggaccccgttgaaaacctgtggtttcgAATTGAAGAAGGCATTCTATAATTatgcgcagacgaaggatatcaaggatctggaaagattatgtatggaggaatggtcgaAGATTCTTCAATCTCATAAaatattttagaaaaaggctcagtgtcgttcTCCTTGCAAGGTGAGGAggttgctggagtattgaaaacaggggattcaatcattttgacccgtatctgttttagatttttttgtattGTTAAAcagagcatacaatatagctctgtatttgtattatttattttatagtctttttttctcatctttatcaagggatccaatCAATTTGGACCCTGTggtacatacagtacaatgggagaGGGGTGTGGCACGTCCAGGAGGTTGAACTCAGACCACTATGGAGGACTGGGATTCTCTTATCTAGAGACTTCCACTTCCATGCCAAGGAACTTCTAGCCAGCAATCTTCAAGTGCAGTGGATTTCAAGAGTTTCATTCCATCTTTGTTTGAACCTCTCATGAGTTTATGCTATGGTGAGTCATGGAGCAACAGCTGTATTCTCATATTAGGTGTCTGTTTATTTGttaaacagaagcagattaattTACAGTTCATGGAAAAGCTTATCGTACTATTTTTCACCCAAATGAGCCTGTTGTAATCAGGTGTAAAGCAATATTGCCCTCTGGTGGTATGACTTGGAACTGGTAATTTACCCACATTACATGGCGCGTTCAAGTGCTAGTCAGACCTAGGGAACTCGGAAATGTACGATTTTCCATCTCAAAAATTAGGCAGAAgtgaaggctttgatttctggataaacagatggaaaaggggtcttagaaaacctCTACCATAAAGTCTTAAGGCATCAAATGCATCAAAACAATAATGTTGACGTAAAGACcgctgccaactaatatcaacactaaACTTGAGTTTTTTAGAAATTGtttaccttctgtaagtttaTGAAATTTtgccttgtaattccgttaccaaaaaccgacatctttaagatattttcaaatttctctccctcatgaggggggaggataatgaaagttcaagtaacaagtaatggtagacctaccaattagttatagtgatTTTACTGATTTTAAATTTTTGAATTATTaagtgtaacacaacaaaatgtggaaaacgtcactGAAAGCACTGTATTTGTATTACATAAGTCATACATTTCATTAATGTTTTACTTAGAATGTGTCTGATCTTTATTTTAGGATGATGAGAACAAACCCGGCCTGCCGCTCTCCTTTACCGAACCCAAATCTGAGGGTTCTGGTTGTAACCGTGGAGCCCAGAGTGTACAGCAGGCTCCAGAGATGGcgtcagtgaagctggaagactgcagtcaaacactggagctgaatgtcaacgtTAAAGATGAAGTAAAGGAGGAAGAGATTGAAACATTTGTGTATCATGGTAAGAACAGAGCACAGCCTGTTTTCACAGTCTCCGAGTAGGACTGTAGGAGTGCTGATGTAgggtcagtttagccttttagatcataatggaTACGATTATATGGACTGCAGGGACCTGACCCTAGATCAGCGCACCTAATCTGCTTCCCTTTAGGTccaggtaaagtgactaggctaATGCTCCTGTTTCAATGAGAGGTAGCCTAGATGGTATCTCATGCTACTCAccggattttttttctctcccatCAACATGTTATATTTCTCTTCTTCACCATAGAGCCGCTCAATAGAAGAGACGGAAGAACAGAAAGTCTTACTACTCAAAGGTATCAGGACCCGGGTGGGGGGGGGGATGACATCTCATCACAATTCAATGTCTGAAATTGAAATGAGAAGAACAggagaaagtaagtaagctatatacagggtcagttccaat from Coregonus clupeaformis isolate EN_2021a chromosome 29, ASM2061545v1, whole genome shotgun sequence encodes the following:
- the LOC121544604 gene encoding gastrula zinc finger protein XlCGF71.1 encodes the protein MTDDENKPGLPLSFTEPKSEGSDCNSGAQSEQQAPEMASVKLEDCSQTLELNVNVKDEVKEEEIETFVYHGPPGEIKEEMEEQKVLLLKGEGPDSAELEVETSREQHQEESKAKGSNHCPHCEKSFPFPSYLQRHLRKHTGEKPYSCPECGKCFRTSTHLTTHRGVHTGERPYSCSDCGKCFSLISNFKQHQRTHSGEKPYSCSDCGDSFSQHGNMRRHQKRHSGEKPYSCSDCGKSFITTSELISHQRVHTGEKPFHCSVCGQNYFSLSNLIRHQRIHT